In Candidatus Omnitrophota bacterium, the following proteins share a genomic window:
- a CDS encoding ABC transporter permease, protein MLKNLIKKNLKTYYVNSFLGISWAIFIPLILMFVLSFVFENVLKIEIENFSLFVLSGLIPFMFFSATLTQTTNSIVENAYLLRQFNLPKEIIPLSLILTNFLNFLLGLLVLIPIFIFSKLSVFYPLFFLLFVIPIFLIFVIGIGLFFSSLNVFFRDISHLLGILIMFLFWITPIFYKTEMVPIHYRWIVNFNPLNLYINLFRDILLDGKIPKVKFISLSLAWAVLSFFIGYSFFLKTESKFLKRI, encoded by the coding sequence ATGCTTAAAAATTTAATCAAAAAAAATTTAAAAACCTATTATGTAAATTCTTTCTTAGGGATAAGCTGGGCAATTTTCATTCCTCTAATTTTGATGTTTGTCTTAAGTTTTGTTTTTGAGAATGTATTAAAAATTGAAATAGAAAATTTCTCCCTCTTTGTTCTTTCGGGGCTTATTCCTTTTATGTTCTTTAGTGCAACTTTAACCCAAACAACCAACTCCATTGTAGAAAATGCTTATCTTTTAAGACAGTTTAATCTACCTAAAGAAATCATCCCTCTTTCTCTAATTCTGACCAATTTCTTAAATTTTCTCTTGGGGCTCTTGGTACTTATCCCTATTTTTATCTTTTCTAAACTTTCTGTTTTTTATCCTTTATTTTTTCTCTTATTTGTTATTCCTATTTTTTTAATTTTTGTAATTGGAATAGGCTTATTTTTCTCTTCCCTCAATGTTTTTTTTCGAGACATTTCTCACCTCTTGGGTATTTTGATAATGTTTCTTTTTTGGATTACCCCTATTTTTTATAAGACAGAAATGGTTCCTATTCATTATCGCTGGATAGTCAATTTTAACCCCTTGAATTTATATATAAATTTATTTAGAGATATTTTATTAGATGGGAAGATTCCTAAGGTTAAATTTATTTCTCTTAGTTTAGCTTGGGCAGTTTTGTCTTTTTTTATAGGTTATTCTTTTTTTCTAAAAACTGAATCTAAATTTCTCAAAAGGATTTAG
- a CDS encoding radical SAM protein, translated as MIPSISKKETLKLLAGIFQGRQAFLGPQVIHLDLTNFCNNNCIGCWCRSPLLKDKEMPDWEKKLSLPFEVIKGVIDDCLKMGGLKQIKLVGGGEPFMHPDILKIIRYIKEKKKEIEIDINTNFTLVDKRIAQELMDLEVDSLTVSLWAGDAITYTKTHPNKNKETFYQIKGVLNYLGEKKKNKPYIKIYNVIFNHNFQEIERMIDFAIEVKAEDIQFVPLDPIPERTDCLLLNQEERKELLKRLSLIKQYYDPITHRYNYNGKSIVITAFPEFLRRIEDIDLETGTHDINKIETIPCYVGWLFARIMATGNVVPCCKGHRLVLGNVYEKNFYKIWNSEIYNQFRYKAKNLSKKDVYFSQIGNQANLETGCYNCDNLWQNEPIHRQIESLNRRKRILIKALSWFY; from the coding sequence ATGATTCCCTCAATATCTAAAAAAGAAACCCTAAAATTATTAGCAGGAATTTTTCAGGGAAGACAGGCTTTTCTTGGCCCACAGGTAATACATTTAGATCTAACCAATTTCTGTAATAATAACTGCATTGGCTGTTGGTGTCGTTCGCCGTTGTTGAAAGATAAAGAGATGCCCGATTGGGAAAAGAAACTTTCTCTTCCTTTCGAAGTTATTAAAGGAGTAATTGATGACTGTTTAAAAATGGGAGGGCTGAAACAGATAAAACTGGTAGGAGGAGGAGAACCCTTTATGCATCCAGATATTTTAAAAATTATAAGATATATTAAAGAAAAGAAAAAAGAAATTGAGATTGATATAAATACTAATTTTACTCTTGTAGATAAAAGGATTGCTCAAGAGTTAATGGATTTAGAAGTAGATTCTTTGACTGTAAGTCTTTGGGCAGGAGATGCAATAACTTATACAAAAACCCATCCTAATAAAAATAAAGAGACATTTTATCAAATTAAAGGAGTCCTTAATTATTTAGGAGAAAAAAAGAAAAATAAACCTTATATAAAAATATATAATGTAATATTCAATCATAATTTTCAAGAAATAGAGAGAATGATAGATTTTGCGATAGAAGTAAAAGCGGAAGATATACAGTTTGTTCCCTTAGACCCAATACCAGAAAGAACGGATTGTCTCCTCCTTAATCAAGAGGAAAGAAAAGAGTTGTTGAAAAGGTTATCTTTAATTAAACAGTATTATGATCCCATAACCCATAGATATAATTACAATGGTAAAAGTATTGTTATTACCGCTTTCCCTGAGTTTTTAAGAAGGATAGAAGACATTGATTTAGAAACCGGAACCCACGATATTAATAAAATAGAAACAATCCCTTGTTATGTGGGATGGCTATTTGCGCGGATAATGGCCACAGGGAATGTGGTTCCCTGTTGTAAAGGACATCGTTTAGTTTTAGGAAACGTTTATGAAAAAAACTTCTACAAAATCTGGAATTCAGAGATATATAATCAGTTTAGATACAAGGCTAAAAATTTATCAAAGAAAGATGTCTATTTTTCCCAAATAGGAAACCAGGCTAATCTGGAAACCGGTTGTTACAATTGCGATAATCTCTGGCAAAACGAGCCAATACACAGACAGATTGAATCTTTAAATAGAAGAAAGAGAATATTAATTAAAGCCCTTTCATGGTTTTATTAA
- a CDS encoding radical SAM protein — MFFLKRFIKSSDIILIMCPPWDTMMPPLGIAYLERHLKEKGFYPIILDINIDLYNRVSKEERILWRPESYPYWFEEERFLRLKNSWETYFEKYTKKILSFKTPFIGFSVNTSNRLFSLELAKRIKLEDKRKTIIFGGPATFGLHLDTFFLRKKENLPVDIFVVGEGEETLYEILLTHGKNKTKGAIFKEDGGYTSLILRHPIMDINTIPFPTFKSFPLDKYLIPALPLLLSRGCVSKCSFCNDHRLSFPYRWKNPSYMSEEIEYHIRYNKINSFSFKDLLCNGNISILENLCDLIIERRLNINWDSQAVPRKEMDLSILEKMKQAGCHTLIYGLESASNRVLNRMKKMFTKEIAEKVIQDTWRAGIRVYINIIVGFPGETEEDFMETYNFIKENRKYIDSLAALSVCLVNGETDLEFNPSKYGLLLPEEPERRAPFWKDIYGNDYSLRRERAERIISLLKELNLSYDSLNI, encoded by the coding sequence ATGTTTTTCCTTAAAAGATTTATTAAATCATCAGATATTATCTTAATTATGTGTCCTCCCTGGGACACAATGATGCCTCCCTTAGGAATTGCCTATTTAGAAAGGCATCTTAAAGAGAAAGGGTTTTATCCTATAATTTTGGATATAAATATTGACCTTTATAATAGAGTTTCAAAGGAAGAGAGGATACTCTGGCGGCCGGAGAGTTATCCTTATTGGTTTGAGGAAGAGAGGTTTTTAAGATTGAAGAATTCTTGGGAGACCTATTTTGAAAAATATACTAAAAAAATACTTTCCTTTAAAACCCCTTTCATTGGTTTTTCGGTTAATACCAGCAATCGTCTTTTTTCTTTAGAATTGGCTAAGAGGATAAAATTAGAAGACAAAAGAAAAACAATAATTTTTGGTGGGCCGGCTACATTCGGATTACATTTAGATACTTTCTTTTTGCGAAAAAAAGAGAATCTTCCTGTAGATATTTTTGTAGTTGGTGAAGGGGAGGAGACATTATACGAAATCTTGCTAACCCATGGTAAAAATAAAACAAAGGGAGCAATTTTCAAAGAAGATGGAGGATATACTTCGCTTATTCTCCGTCATCCGATTATGGATATTAATACCATTCCTTTTCCTACTTTTAAAAGTTTTCCTTTAGATAAATATCTTATTCCCGCTTTGCCTTTACTTCTCAGCCGAGGATGCGTTTCAAAATGTTCCTTCTGTAATGACCACCGTTTAAGTTTTCCCTATCGCTGGAAAAATCCCTCCTATATGAGTGAGGAGATAGAATATCATATAAGGTATAATAAAATTAATTCTTTCTCTTTCAAGGACCTCTTATGTAATGGAAATATTTCTATATTAGAGAATCTTTGCGACTTAATAATAGAAAGAAGACTGAATATAAACTGGGATTCTCAGGCGGTACCCAGGAAAGAGATGGATTTGTCTATCTTAGAAAAGATGAAGCAAGCAGGCTGTCACACCTTAATTTATGGATTAGAAAGTGCCTCCAATAGAGTTTTAAACAGGATGAAGAAGATGTTCACTAAAGAAATTGCAGAAAAGGTAATTCAGGATACCTGGAGAGCAGGTATAAGGGTTTATATAAATATTATTGTTGGTTTTCCCGGAGAAACTGAAGAGGATTTTATGGAGACTTATAATTTTATAAAAGAAAATAGAAAATATATAGATTCTTTAGCCGCTTTAAGTGTCTGTTTAGTTAATGGGGAGACAGATTTAGAATTTAATCCTTCAAAATACGGTCTGCTTCTTCCTGAAGAACCAGAAAGGAGAGCGCCTTTCTGGAAAGATATTTACGGTAACGATTATTCTTTAAGAAGGGAAAGAGCCGAAAGGATAATTTCTCTTTTAAAAGAATTAAATCTTTCCTATGATTCCCTCAATATCTAA
- a CDS encoding radical SAM protein, translated as MVVERHIRKRVHFKRAIDFYKYKIEDFFYGLHYYWHAYLVTAGILKNSLFTGPTLVQIDLTNRCNSNCLVCWMRSPYLGKLRVTPEFENQELLFSRLIKLLKELKKIGTKKLFFSGGGEPLMYPKFWEVIEYAKKNGFICILSSNFTLINKEEAKRFIDLNFDHINVSLWAGTPEICMKVHPGREKESFFRIKEVLCFIYEHKRIKHLPHINIYNVIFKENFQEVDRMVEFAFEVGADSIQFVPTDPVKGKTDFLLLNYEERQIVKEKLKRIKEKLLDDNPENKAGPNLFICDYEDFLRRLSNEEADKGEYDSLVKDIPCYIGWDFMRITANGDVYPCLKANVPVGNIYEEDLLKIWYGEKQRIFRKLAKEKKENIYFSPQRCSLSCDNLAQNMILQKQIASLSKLDKILISFFNQHVFP; from the coding sequence ATGGTAGTAGAAAGACATATAAGAAAAAGGGTGCATTTCAAAAGAGCGATAGATTTTTATAAATATAAAATTGAGGATTTTTTTTACGGTTTGCACTACTACTGGCATGCATATTTAGTTACTGCAGGGATATTAAAAAATTCTCTTTTTACAGGACCAACTTTAGTCCAAATAGACCTTACCAATAGATGCAATAGTAACTGTCTTGTCTGCTGGATGCGTTCTCCCTATTTAGGAAAATTAAGAGTAACTCCAGAATTTGAGAATCAGGAATTATTGTTTTCTCGGCTCATAAAGTTATTAAAGGAATTAAAGAAAATAGGAACAAAAAAATTATTTTTTTCTGGAGGTGGAGAACCCCTTATGTATCCAAAATTCTGGGAGGTAATTGAATATGCTAAAAAAAATGGTTTTATTTGTATACTCAGTTCAAATTTCACCCTTATAAACAAAGAGGAAGCTAAAAGATTCATTGACTTAAATTTTGACCATATAAATGTAAGTTTATGGGCAGGGACTCCTGAAATTTGCATGAAAGTACATCCGGGGAGGGAGAAGGAGAGTTTTTTTAGGATTAAAGAGGTTTTATGTTTTATCTATGAGCATAAAAGGATTAAACACCTCCCTCATATAAATATCTATAATGTAATTTTTAAAGAAAATTTCCAAGAGGTGGATAGGATGGTAGAGTTTGCTTTTGAGGTGGGAGCAGATTCTATTCAGTTTGTTCCTACGGACCCAGTTAAGGGTAAAACCGACTTTTTATTATTGAATTATGAGGAGAGGCAAATAGTGAAGGAGAAATTGAAAAGAATTAAGGAAAAATTGCTTGATGACAATCCTGAAAATAAGGCAGGTCCAAATTTATTTATCTGTGATTATGAAGATTTTTTGCGCAGACTTTCTAATGAAGAAGCGGATAAGGGAGAATACGATTCTTTAGTTAAAGATATTCCTTGTTATATTGGCTGGGATTTTATGCGTATAACTGCTAATGGAGATGTCTATCCATGTTTAAAAGCAAATGTTCCTGTAGGAAATATTTATGAGGAAGATTTGCTTAAAATTTGGTATGGTGAGAAACAGAGGATATTTAGAAAACTTGCGAAAGAGAAAAAAGAGAATATATATTTTTCTCCCCAGAGGTGCTCTTTAAGCTGTGATAATCTCGCTCAAAATATGATTTTACAGAAACAAATTGCTTCTCTTTCCAAGTTAGATAAAATACTTATATCTTTTTTTAATCAACATGTTTTTCCTTAA
- a CDS encoding FAD-dependent oxidoreductase produces the protein MRKVIVVGTGLAGLSLAYHLKKRGIRFLVFEKSKQIGGLASSKKLSNFIFDYSGHLLHFKNKKLFNFVRGFLGRDLIRHKRNSTIYFFQSFIPYPFQVNLFALPEKIKEKCLKDFIEAHNKRIEINNFYDWIMKNFGKGIGNYFMFPYNNKFWTVPLENLTYFWTNGLIPVPTVKEIIRRAERKINKDFGYNAFFWYPKRGISDISLALAKEVKNIFTQCEIKKIDLKNKKVRLANNSWEKYDYLFSSIPLPELPKLIKDMPQEILSLCKKLRWNSIFNINLGIDGEVKLPYHWIYFPEKRFSFYRVGFYHNFSSKIVPKGKSSIYIEISYSKFKPINKKEIISVAIKDLIKVGILKGEENILVKDINDIKYGYPIYDFNYEMARGKILDYLKEKNIISFGRYGSWRYMSMEDVLGEGEDIAMNL, from the coding sequence ATGAGAAAAGTCATTGTAGTTGGTACAGGGCTTGCAGGTTTGAGTTTAGCTTATCATCTAAAAAAAAGAGGAATAAGGTTCTTAGTTTTTGAAAAAAGTAAACAAATTGGTGGATTAGCCAGCTCTAAAAAATTATCAAATTTTATTTTTGATTACTCAGGCCATCTCTTGCATTTCAAAAATAAAAAACTGTTTAATTTTGTGAGGGGATTTTTAGGGAGGGATTTAATTAGGCATAAAAGAAACTCAACTATCTATTTTTTTCAAAGTTTTATTCCCTATCCCTTTCAGGTAAATCTATTTGCTCTTCCCGAAAAGATTAAAGAAAAATGTCTTAAAGATTTTATAGAAGCTCATAATAAAAGAATAGAAATAAATAATTTTTATGACTGGATAATGAAAAATTTCGGTAAAGGAATCGGAAATTATTTTATGTTTCCTTATAATAATAAATTCTGGACTGTACCTTTAGAAAATTTAACTTATTTTTGGACAAACGGATTAATTCCTGTTCCCACTGTAAAAGAGATAATTAGAAGAGCAGAAAGAAAAATTAATAAGGATTTTGGCTACAACGCGTTTTTCTGGTATCCTAAGAGAGGGATAAGCGATATTTCTTTGGCTTTAGCTAAAGAGGTTAAAAATATCTTTACTCAATGCGAGATTAAAAAAATAGATTTAAAAAACAAAAAAGTTAGATTAGCTAATAATTCATGGGAAAAATATGACTATTTGTTCTCAAGTATTCCTTTACCAGAGTTACCAAAACTTATAAAAGATATGCCTCAGGAAATATTATCTTTGTGTAAAAAATTACGTTGGAATTCTATTTTTAATATAAATCTAGGAATAGATGGGGAAGTTAAACTTCCTTACCACTGGATATACTTTCCTGAAAAAAGATTCTCTTTTTATCGGGTAGGATTTTATCATAATTTTTCTTCTAAGATAGTTCCTAAAGGGAAAAGCTCCATTTATATAGAAATCTCTTATTCAAAATTTAAACCTATCAATAAAAAAGAAATTATCTCTGTAGCCATAAAAGATTTAATCAAAGTGGGTATTCTTAAAGGAGAGGAAAATATTTTAGTTAAAGATATTAACGATATAAAGTATGGCTATCCAATTTATGACTTCAATTACGAGATGGCAAGGGGAAAAATCTTAGATTATTTAAAAGAAAAAAATATCATCTCCTTTGGTCGTTACGGTTCGTGGCGCTATATGTCCATGGAGGATGTTCTTGGGGAGGGAGAAGATATAGCTATGAATTTGTGA
- a CDS encoding undecaprenyl/decaprenyl-phosphate alpha-N-acetylglucosaminyl 1-phosphate transferase yields the protein MLINIFLANFLFSIISVLILRKLLLRFRLKGVYIEKVDRKITKIGGMVILLSLLVSSLILGKRFFLFKSLYFTLFITAFLVFLLGMIDDLKELKAWQKFLGEMVIVLFFLFISNLTTEVIYLPRFVNFFITLFWILGITNAFNLLDIQDGLSTGVSFLISLAFLYLAYPTGNKIVVEISLLLSSSLLAILIFNFPPAKIYLGDSGSLSLGYIFSILAILISYAKASHEIALLSPIFILGFPIFDTVFVSLRRLSKGKSIFKRSDDHFIICLLKKRNQLRCLLICYFLTLAFIILGILFTKLTNFASFILILLFLTFLIPYSLKLSRN from the coding sequence ATGCTCATTAATATTTTTCTCGCGAATTTTTTATTCAGTATTATTTCTGTTTTAATTTTAAGAAAGTTGTTATTAAGATTTAGGTTAAAAGGTGTTTATATCGAGAAAGTAGACCGTAAAATCACAAAGATAGGTGGTATGGTTATACTTTTATCGCTATTAGTTTCAAGTTTAATTCTTGGCAAAAGGTTTTTTTTATTTAAATCTCTTTACTTTACGCTTTTTATTACCGCATTTTTAGTTTTTCTACTCGGTATGATTGACGACTTAAAAGAACTAAAAGCATGGCAGAAATTCTTGGGAGAGATGGTTATTGTTTTATTTTTCTTGTTTATTTCCAATTTGACCACCGAAGTTATTTACCTCCCGAGATTTGTAAATTTTTTCATCACTTTATTCTGGATTTTGGGAATTACCAATGCTTTCAATCTTCTAGATATTCAAGATGGATTATCGACGGGGGTAAGTTTTTTAATAAGTTTGGCTTTTTTGTATTTAGCTTATCCTACAGGAAATAAGATTGTAGTAGAGATTTCTCTTTTACTCTCCAGTTCCTTATTAGCAATTTTGATTTTCAACTTTCCTCCGGCAAAGATATATCTTGGAGATTCCGGAAGTCTCTCTCTGGGTTATATTTTTAGTATCTTAGCTATTTTAATAAGCTATGCCAAAGCCTCTCACGAAATAGCATTACTTTCTCCAATTTTTATTTTAGGTTTTCCTATATTTGATACGGTTTTTGTTAGTTTAAGAAGATTATCTAAAGGAAAATCAATTTTCAAAAGGTCAGATGACCATTTTATTATTTGTTTACTTAAAAAAAGAAATCAGTTGAGATGTCTTCTTATTTGTTATTTCTTAACTTTAGCATTTATAATTCTAGGAATTCTTTTTACGAAATTGACAAATTTCGCCAGTTTTATTTTAATTCTATTGTTCCTGACTTTCCTTATACCCTATTCCCTCAAATTGAGTAGGAATTAA
- a CDS encoding glycosyltransferase family 4 protein, with protein MSIRKIKLLHIITHLELGGAQKTTLALIQRLNHENFEVHFITSPYGYLIRKLEEIKGIKFNLFPCLRREINLLNDFIAFLRLLKYIKHNRFDIVHTHSPKAGFLGRWAAKIAKVPIIIHTVHGFPFYENQKFILKKIYILMERITAKITDKLVVVCESDFKKGISAKIGSEDRYILIREGIEIVKQKQKKSLYNRLNISYSFPLIGMVACLKPQKAPLDFVKGAFLVKKRFPKAKFILVGGGPLYKEVKRLIRRLNLENNFSLLGWREDAIEIISLFDIFVLTSIWEGLPLVILEAMSLGKPIVATDVDGIRELIEDGENGFLVEPGDYYNLAQKIMFILEEENLRKKFTDRNIYTETLSKFNLDLMTRETENLYSKMLEVYYAH; from the coding sequence ATGTCTATTCGAAAAATTAAGCTTTTACATATAATTACACATCTAGAATTAGGAGGGGCACAAAAGACAACGCTCGCACTTATTCAAAGACTGAATCATGAGAATTTTGAAGTACATTTTATAACCTCTCCTTACGGTTATTTAATCAGAAAATTAGAGGAAATTAAGGGTATTAAGTTTAATTTGTTTCCTTGTTTAAGAAGAGAAATAAATTTATTGAATGATTTTATTGCTTTTCTAAGGTTGTTAAAATATATAAAGCATAACCGTTTTGATATTGTTCATACCCATTCTCCTAAAGCAGGGTTTCTGGGTCGCTGGGCTGCAAAAATAGCTAAAGTTCCTATTATTATTCATACTGTTCATGGTTTTCCTTTTTACGAAAATCAAAAATTTATTCTTAAAAAAATTTATATCCTTATGGAGAGAATTACCGCTAAAATAACCGATAAACTTGTTGTAGTTTGTGAAAGTGATTTTAAAAAAGGGATTTCTGCTAAGATAGGTTCCGAAGATAGATATATTTTGATTAGGGAAGGGATAGAGATTGTAAAACAAAAACAAAAAAAATCTTTGTATAACAGATTAAACATTTCTTACTCTTTTCCCTTGATAGGGATGGTTGCCTGTTTAAAACCCCAGAAAGCTCCTTTGGATTTTGTAAAAGGGGCATTTTTAGTAAAGAAAAGATTTCCAAAGGCAAAATTTATATTAGTAGGGGGAGGGCCTTTATATAAAGAAGTTAAAAGATTGATAAGAAGATTAAACTTGGAAAACAATTTCTCCCTTCTGGGATGGCGTGAAGATGCGATAGAGATAATTTCCCTATTTGATATTTTTGTACTTACAAGTATTTGGGAAGGTCTTCCTCTGGTTATACTTGAGGCGATGAGTTTAGGCAAGCCGATTGTCGCTACTGATGTGGATGGGATAAGAGAGTTAATTGAGGATGGAGAAAACGGTTTTTTGGTTGAACCCGGTGATTACTATAATTTAGCACAGAAGATAATGTTTATTCTCGAAGAAGAAAATTTGAGAAAAAAGTTTACTGATAGAAATATATATACAGAAACTTTGTCTAAATTTAATCTCGATTTAATGACACGGGAGACAGAGAATCTTTATTCAAAAATGTTAGAGGTGTATTATGCTCATTAA
- the ftsA gene encoding cell division protein FtsA, with the protein MRKEIVCGLDIGTSKISAVLGEFRDDNLVILAKDRMASEGMERGKVLNMEKFTAVIESIMHKVNKDFLPNRIILGISNDCLRVMNYRRSIMLSEKTQEIKNHHIERLINETVDNSVPFDHEVLHIFTREFMVDGQSKIRDPRGMFGSKLSADFLFITLPTSVLQNIKKGIYNAGYDVDITIYSGLASAFAFLEEEERNSGVLYLEIGGGITTVVKFMGGVPINLEIFPFGGIDIDKAIAKALNISLDEAEELKKNYGSLYPAIKQEKIIRKNGEKELSIEKLIKIIENVSEGFLFQIKRKIEKSSVFDYLPAGIVLGGCTFLLEGLVEKVGEIFRFPIRLGTVRVSEDLSGKEDSLYSWADTIGLLYFDHFNRASKKDSKKTLNPIKKFILHAKKIFEEYF; encoded by the coding sequence ATGAGAAAAGAAATAGTTTGTGGATTAGATATTGGAACAAGTAAAATTTCTGCAGTTTTAGGAGAATTTAGGGATGATAACTTGGTAATTCTTGCTAAAGATAGAATGGCTTCAGAAGGGATGGAGAGGGGTAAAGTTTTAAACATGGAAAAATTCACGGCTGTAATAGAAAGTATTATGCATAAGGTAAATAAGGATTTTTTACCTAATCGCATTATACTCGGTATTAGCAACGATTGTTTAAGAGTTATGAATTACCGTCGCTCGATTATGCTTTCCGAAAAGACACAGGAAATAAAAAATCATCACATAGAGCGTCTAATTAATGAAACAGTTGATAACTCTGTTCCTTTTGACCATGAGGTTTTGCATATTTTTACAAGGGAGTTTATGGTAGATGGTCAGAGTAAGATTAGAGATCCTCGAGGGATGTTTGGTAGTAAGTTATCAGCGGACTTTTTATTTATTACTTTACCTACTTCTGTTTTACAAAATATTAAGAAAGGTATTTATAATGCAGGATATGATGTAGATATAACAATATACTCTGGTTTAGCTTCTGCTTTTGCTTTTTTGGAGGAAGAAGAACGCAATTCTGGAGTGCTCTACTTAGAAATAGGTGGGGGGATAACCACGGTGGTTAAATTTATGGGAGGTGTTCCTATAAATTTAGAGATTTTTCCATTTGGAGGGATAGATATTGATAAAGCGATTGCGAAAGCTTTGAACATTTCTTTAGATGAGGCAGAGGAATTAAAGAAAAATTACGGTAGTTTATATCCTGCAATTAAGCAAGAAAAAATAATCAGGAAGAATGGCGAAAAGGAATTAAGTATTGAGAAATTGATAAAAATCATAGAGAATGTTTCAGAAGGTTTTTTATTTCAGATTAAAAGAAAGATTGAAAAATCCAGTGTTTTTGACTACCTCCCTGCAGGTATTGTTCTAGGGGGGTGTACTTTTCTCCTTGAAGGATTAGTAGAGAAGGTTGGAGAAATTTTTCGTTTTCCTATCCGGTTAGGGACGGTGAGAGTAAGTGAAGATTTATCAGGTAAAGAAGATAGTCTCTATTCTTGGGCAGATACGATTGGGTTACTATATTTTGACCATTTTAATCGAGCTTCTAAAAAAGATTCTAAAAAAACACTTAATCCCATCAAAAAATTTATTTTACATGCAAAGAAAATATTTGAAGAATATTTTTGA
- a CDS encoding cell division protein FtsQ/DivIB, giving the protein MLRKKNRKTKLKKKNPVWESVRKTVFKMLILVFTVYFVGFWGRKAVYLLLSNLSCFKLTEVCVKDHFMLEGKEAFEFSRLKPGINIFSLEISPLAKEIKEKHPEYEDVVVKRVLPDSIFILLKERLPVVQIKMVKFYPVDKNSFVIPYPKDIPYSDLPIVIGVEPTEVTLNNFSNSLRIRKAIEIVNLLKRMSFPWRKNVAKINLTSLNDVSMLLDNGIEIKLGSNLQEEKFERLAQVLEEIKVKSISPAFIDLRFKDVIIGPK; this is encoded by the coding sequence ATGTTAAGAAAGAAGAATCGAAAGACAAAACTTAAGAAGAAAAATCCTGTTTGGGAGTCGGTGAGAAAAACTGTCTTTAAAATGCTCATCTTAGTTTTTACAGTTTATTTTGTTGGTTTTTGGGGGAGGAAAGCGGTTTATTTACTACTATCGAATCTATCCTGCTTTAAACTTACAGAAGTTTGTGTAAAGGATCATTTTATGCTTGAGGGTAAAGAAGCATTTGAATTTAGCAGATTGAAACCAGGTATAAACATTTTTTCTTTAGAAATCTCTCCTTTGGCAAAAGAAATTAAAGAAAAACATCCTGAATACGAAGATGTAGTAGTAAAAAGGGTTCTTCCCGATAGTATATTTATATTACTTAAGGAACGCCTTCCCGTAGTACAGATAAAAATGGTTAAATTTTATCCTGTAGATAAGAATAGTTTTGTTATCCCATATCCCAAAGATATTCCTTATTCAGATTTACCTATTGTGATAGGGGTAGAACCCACGGAAGTTACTCTAAATAATTTTTCTAATTCCTTAAGAATTAGGAAGGCGATTGAAATAGTAAATTTATTAAAAAGAATGAGTTTCCCTTGGCGAAAGAATGTAGCCAAGATTAATTTAACCAGTCTGAACGATGTATCTATGCTCCTAGATAATGGAATAGAAATAAAATTAGGTTCCAATTTACAAGAAGAAAAATTTGAACGTCTTGCGCAGGTTTTAGAAGAAATTAAGGTTAAATCAATTTCCCCAGCTTTTATTGACTTGAGATTCAAAGATGTAATTATTGGACCAAAATGA